The following are from one region of the Nocardioides marmotae genome:
- the glgX gene encoding glycogen debranching protein GlgX → MSPRLWRSEGERAAVWPGRAWPLGATWGEESTNFAVHAPRATTAWLCLLDDEGGETRHRLTEQTLGIWHGALPGVAPGTRYGYRLDGPWDPAAGLRFNPNKLLLDPFARAVSGSLTADPAIFDYTLGDPGTMSPLDSAPYVPVGVVVHDDFDWGGDQPLRRRWRDTVIYELHVKGMTALHDRVPEHLRGTYAGLATPAVVDYLKDLGVTAVELLPVHQFVPEPALAERGLTNYWGYNSLNYFSPHNGYAASGDRGQQVGEFKAMVKAFHDAGLEVILDVVYNHTAEAGALGPTLSFRGFDDSIYYRVGSDAAGGPAPETYWDVTGCGNTVDAAQPFALRLILDSLRYWVTEMHVDGFRFDLMSALTRVDRKVDMGSHLLTAIGQDPLLRHVKLIAEPWDASMDGYRVGEFPPPWVEWNDQYRDEIRDFWRNHSPGIRRVATRLAGSSDLYADDGRSPYNSINFITAHDGFTLRDLVTYEHKHNEANGEDNRDGTDNNRSWNHGVEGETDDRALVGVRRRQAANMMATLCLSNGVPMITAGDERGRTQRGNNNAYCQDNEISWIDWRPDDAWLDVYEVTKAALRLRREHPALRQRHWFEGRPTIRGGPKDLAWLHPTGREMEAEDWYDPDLRTIGMFVSGAPLRSPGPRGEQQVDASFMLWFNATWLPQRIELPENDWVQRGTVALSTDARLPVGTEVKAGDRLTLGRRTVVVLRES, encoded by the coding sequence GTGAGCCCAAGGTTGTGGAGGAGCGAAGGCGAGCGCGCCGCCGTCTGGCCGGGCCGCGCCTGGCCGCTGGGCGCGACCTGGGGCGAGGAGTCGACGAACTTCGCGGTGCACGCGCCACGGGCGACGACGGCCTGGCTGTGCCTGCTCGACGACGAGGGCGGGGAGACCCGCCACCGGCTCACCGAGCAGACCCTCGGCATCTGGCACGGGGCGCTCCCGGGCGTGGCGCCGGGCACCCGCTACGGCTACCGGCTCGACGGGCCGTGGGACCCCGCCGCCGGCCTGCGGTTCAACCCGAACAAGCTGCTGCTCGACCCGTTCGCGCGGGCGGTCTCCGGGTCGCTGACCGCCGACCCCGCGATCTTCGACTACACCCTGGGGGACCCCGGGACGATGAGCCCGCTCGACTCGGCGCCGTACGTCCCGGTCGGCGTGGTCGTCCACGACGACTTCGACTGGGGCGGCGACCAGCCGCTTCGCCGGCGGTGGCGCGACACCGTCATCTACGAGCTGCACGTCAAGGGCATGACCGCCCTGCACGACCGCGTCCCCGAGCACCTGCGCGGGACGTACGCCGGCCTGGCGACCCCCGCGGTCGTGGACTACCTCAAGGACCTCGGCGTGACCGCGGTCGAGCTGCTCCCGGTGCACCAGTTCGTGCCCGAGCCCGCTCTCGCCGAGCGCGGGCTGACCAACTACTGGGGCTACAACTCCCTCAACTACTTCTCCCCGCACAACGGCTACGCCGCCTCCGGCGACCGCGGCCAGCAGGTCGGCGAGTTCAAGGCCATGGTCAAGGCGTTCCACGACGCCGGCCTGGAGGTCATCCTCGACGTCGTCTACAACCACACCGCCGAGGCCGGCGCACTCGGCCCGACGCTGTCCTTCCGCGGCTTCGACGACTCGATCTACTACCGCGTCGGCAGCGACGCGGCCGGCGGGCCCGCGCCGGAGACCTACTGGGACGTCACCGGCTGCGGCAACACCGTCGACGCCGCCCAGCCCTTCGCGCTGCGCCTGATCCTCGACTCGCTGCGCTACTGGGTCACCGAGATGCACGTCGACGGCTTCCGCTTCGACCTGATGTCGGCGCTGACCCGCGTGGACCGCAAGGTCGACATGGGCTCCCACCTGCTGACCGCCATCGGCCAGGACCCGTTGCTGCGCCACGTCAAGCTGATCGCCGAGCCCTGGGACGCCTCGATGGACGGCTACCGCGTCGGGGAGTTCCCGCCGCCGTGGGTGGAGTGGAACGACCAGTACCGCGACGAGATCCGCGACTTCTGGCGCAACCACTCCCCCGGCATCCGCCGGGTGGCGACCCGGCTCGCCGGCTCCAGCGACCTCTACGCCGACGACGGCCGCTCGCCGTACAACTCGATCAACTTCATCACCGCCCACGACGGCTTCACCCTGCGCGACCTGGTGACCTACGAGCACAAGCACAACGAGGCCAACGGCGAGGACAACCGCGACGGCACCGACAACAACCGCTCGTGGAACCACGGCGTCGAGGGCGAGACCGACGACCGGGCGCTGGTCGGCGTACGCCGCCGGCAGGCCGCCAACATGATGGCGACGCTCTGCCTGTCGAACGGCGTCCCGATGATCACCGCCGGCGACGAGCGCGGCCGCACCCAGCGCGGCAACAACAACGCCTACTGCCAGGACAACGAGATCTCGTGGATCGACTGGCGCCCCGACGACGCCTGGCTCGACGTCTACGAGGTGACCAAGGCGGCGTTGCGGCTGCGGCGCGAGCACCCGGCGCTGCGGCAGCGGCACTGGTTCGAGGGTCGCCCGACGATCCGCGGCGGCCCCAAGGACCTGGCCTGGCTGCACCCCACGGGCCGGGAGATGGAGGCCGAGGACTGGTACGACCCGGACCTGCGCACGATCGGCATGTTCGTCTCCGGCGCGCCGCTGCGCTCCCCCGGGCCGCGCGGGGAGCAGCAGGTCGACGCGTCCTTCATGCTGTGGTTCAACGCCACCTGGCTCCCCCAGCGCATCGAGCTGCCCGAGAACGACTGGGTCCAGCGCGGCACGGTCGCGCTCTCCACCGACGCCCGGCTGCCGGTCGGCACCGAGGTCAAGGCCGGCGACCGGCTCACCCTCGGCCGCCGCACCGTCGTCGTCCTCCGCGAGTCCTGA
- the glgP gene encoding alpha-glucan family phosphorylase — MRAIRRFTVRPVLPPALAALGELAGNLRWSWHPETQDVFERVDPVLWHSTGRDPVKLLGSVGRARLDDLAGDQGFLDALAAARADLQTYLTEDRWYQKRGPAGGPSSIAYFSPEFGITAVLPQYSGGLGILAGDHLKAASDLGVPIIGVGLLYKHGYFKQSLSREGWQQETYPVLDPDELPISLLREPDGSRATISLAMPDGPDLVARIWVASVGRVPLLMLDTDVEENPEHYVGVTDRLYGGNSEHRLRQELLLGIGGVRALRAYARLTGHPAPEVFHTNEGHAGFLGLERIRELTVDEAGPRLDFDTALEVGRASTVFTTHTPVPAGIDRFPRTLVEQYLSDAGPVPGVPVDRILALGAEDYEGGDGSVFNMAVMGFRLAQRANGVSKLHGHVSREMFNGLWPAFDEAEVPIGSITNGVHAPTWVAREVFELATEVGADPDDLDSFWAAADKIPGRRIWDVKRQLRERLVADARRRMHRSHEKRGQAPAELGWIDSALDPDVLTIGFARRAASYKRLTLLLRDPARLKRLLTDPERPVQLVMAGKAHPADDGGKKLIQAIVQLADDADVRHRIAYLPNYDIAMAQPLYPGCDVWLNNPLRPYEACGTSGMKAALNGGLNLSILDGWWDEWYDGENGWAIPSADGVEDTDKRDDLEAAALYDLIENEVAPRFYDVDEEGVPTRWLEMLRHTLKSLGPKVLATRMVRDYTQQLYVPASVNARRLNDDYAGAAELAAWKRRVRTGWAGVRVEHVESSGVGDAPEVGAVMSVRAFVALGDLAPGDVAVQLVHGRTTSEDELRDTSVTELVLAESYEGGRHRFDGDVTLDQSGAFGYTVRVVPRNELLVSPAELGVVALPA, encoded by the coding sequence GTGCGTGCCATTCGTCGATTCACCGTCCGTCCCGTCCTCCCGCCCGCGCTCGCCGCGCTCGGCGAGCTCGCGGGGAACCTGCGCTGGTCCTGGCACCCCGAGACCCAGGACGTCTTCGAGCGCGTCGACCCCGTGCTGTGGCACTCGACCGGCCGCGACCCGGTCAAGCTGCTCGGCTCGGTCGGCCGCGCCCGCCTCGACGACCTCGCCGGGGACCAGGGGTTCCTGGACGCGCTGGCCGCGGCCCGGGCCGACCTGCAGACCTACCTGACCGAGGACCGCTGGTACCAGAAGCGTGGCCCCGCCGGCGGGCCGTCCTCGATCGCCTACTTCTCCCCGGAGTTCGGCATCACCGCGGTGCTGCCGCAGTACTCCGGCGGCCTCGGCATCCTCGCCGGCGACCACCTCAAGGCGGCCAGCGACCTCGGCGTGCCGATCATCGGCGTCGGCCTGCTCTACAAGCACGGCTACTTCAAGCAGTCGCTGTCTCGCGAGGGCTGGCAGCAGGAGACCTACCCCGTCCTGGACCCCGACGAGCTGCCGATCTCGCTGCTGCGCGAGCCCGACGGCTCCCGGGCGACGATCTCCCTGGCGATGCCCGACGGCCCCGACCTGGTCGCCCGGATCTGGGTCGCCAGCGTCGGCCGGGTGCCGCTGCTCATGCTCGACACCGACGTCGAGGAGAACCCCGAGCACTACGTCGGGGTCACCGACCGGCTCTACGGCGGCAACTCCGAGCACCGGCTGCGCCAGGAGCTGCTGCTGGGCATCGGCGGCGTCCGCGCGCTGCGCGCCTACGCCCGGCTCACCGGGCACCCCGCCCCCGAGGTCTTCCACACCAACGAGGGCCACGCCGGCTTCCTCGGCCTCGAGCGGATCCGCGAGCTCACCGTCGACGAGGCCGGCCCCCGGCTCGACTTCGACACCGCGCTCGAGGTCGGCCGCGCCTCGACCGTCTTCACCACCCACACGCCGGTGCCCGCCGGCATCGACCGGTTCCCGCGCACGCTGGTCGAGCAGTACCTCTCCGACGCGGGGCCGGTGCCCGGCGTCCCGGTCGACCGGATCCTCGCGCTGGGCGCCGAGGACTACGAGGGCGGCGACGGCTCGGTCTTCAACATGGCCGTCATGGGCTTCCGCCTGGCCCAGCGCGCCAACGGCGTCTCGAAGCTCCACGGCCACGTGAGCCGGGAGATGTTCAACGGCCTGTGGCCGGCCTTCGACGAGGCTGAGGTGCCGATCGGGTCGATCACCAACGGCGTGCACGCCCCGACGTGGGTCGCCCGCGAGGTCTTCGAGCTGGCCACCGAGGTCGGTGCGGACCCCGACGACCTCGACAGCTTCTGGGCCGCGGCCGACAAGATCCCCGGCCGGCGCATCTGGGACGTCAAGCGCCAGCTGCGCGAGCGGCTCGTCGCCGACGCCCGTCGGCGCATGCACCGCTCCCACGAGAAGCGCGGCCAGGCCCCCGCGGAGCTGGGCTGGATCGACTCCGCGCTCGACCCCGACGTGCTGACCATCGGCTTTGCGCGGCGGGCGGCGTCGTACAAGCGGCTGACGCTGCTGCTGCGCGACCCGGCCCGGCTCAAGCGGCTGCTCACCGACCCCGAGCGGCCCGTGCAGCTGGTGATGGCCGGCAAGGCCCACCCGGCCGACGACGGCGGCAAGAAGCTGATCCAGGCCATCGTGCAGCTCGCCGACGACGCGGACGTGCGGCACCGGATCGCCTACCTGCCCAACTACGACATCGCGATGGCGCAGCCGCTCTACCCCGGCTGCGACGTGTGGCTCAACAACCCGCTGCGCCCCTACGAGGCGTGCGGCACCTCGGGCATGAAGGCCGCCCTGAACGGCGGGCTCAACCTCTCCATCCTCGACGGCTGGTGGGATGAGTGGTACGACGGCGAGAACGGCTGGGCGATCCCGTCGGCCGACGGCGTCGAGGACACCGACAAGCGCGACGACCTCGAGGCGGCGGCCCTCTACGACCTCATCGAGAACGAGGTCGCGCCGCGCTTCTACGACGTCGACGAGGAGGGCGTGCCGACCCGCTGGCTGGAGATGCTGCGGCACACCCTGAAGTCGCTCGGCCCCAAGGTGCTGGCGACCCGGATGGTCCGCGACTACACCCAGCAGCTCTACGTCCCGGCCTCGGTCAACGCCCGGCGCCTCAACGACGACTACGCCGGCGCCGCGGAGCTGGCGGCCTGGAAGCGCCGCGTCCGCACCGGCTGGGCGGGCGTGCGCGTCGAGCACGTCGAGAGCAGCGGTGTGGGCGACGCGCCCGAGGTGGGTGCGGTGATGTCGGTGCGCGCCTTCGTGGCGCTCGGCGACCTCGCGCCCGGCGACGTCGCGGTGCAGCTGGTGCACGGCCGCACGACCAGCGAGGACGAGCTGCGCGACACCTCGGTGACCGAGCTGGTCCTGGCCGAGAGCTACGAGGGTGGCCGGCACCGCTTCGACGGCGACGTCACCCTCGACCAGTCCGGCGCGTTCGGCTACACCGTGCGGGTCGTGCCGCGCAACGAGCTGCTGGTCTCCCCGGCCGAGCTGGGCGTGGTGGCGCTGCCAGCCTGA
- a CDS encoding alpha-1,4-glucan--maltose-1-phosphate maltosyltransferase: MVGRIPVMNVMPVVDLGRQPAKATVGEPLPVRATVFREGHDRLGAEVVLTDPSGTRRPPVRMTKHAEVPDRYDAWVTPDAPGAWTFEIQAWSDPVATWQHAAGLKIPAGVDVELMFKEGRLLLERVRGDLDGKDSAAREVVDAAIEACTDTSRPDAARLAVLEAPELDAVFLDHPLRELVTVEGPYPLYADRERALYGSWYEFFPRSEGATRDPETGKVTSGTLRTAAERLDAVAAMGFDVIYLPPIHPIGEVNRKGPNNTLTPGPDDPGSPWAIGSRFGGHDAVHPDLGTIEDFDAFVARAGELGLEVALDLALQAAPDHPWVTEHPEFFTTRADGSIAFAENPPKKYQDIYPINFDNDPSGICREVLRVVKHWMSHGVRIFRVDNPHTKPVAFWEWLLREVRRTDPDVLFLSEAFTRPAMMHGLGAVGFHQSYTYFTWRTAKWELEEYLRELATESDHVMRPNFFVNTPDILHAYLQYGGPAAFKIRAVLAATGSPSWGVYAGYELYEHVAVKPGSEEYLDSEKYQIRIRDWDGAAREGRTLAPYLTRLNEVRRGHRALQLLRNVVIHSSDDENILVYSKHAVAADGTPDDVIVVVNLDPHATRETTVHLDLPAMGMEAGESFIVHDEITGDDWSWAQHNYVRLDPYHEPAHVLTVRRTR, translated from the coding sequence ATGGTCGGACGCATACCCGTCATGAACGTCATGCCCGTGGTCGACCTCGGCCGGCAGCCGGCGAAGGCCACCGTCGGGGAGCCGCTGCCCGTCCGGGCCACGGTCTTCCGCGAGGGGCACGACCGGCTCGGCGCCGAGGTGGTCCTCACCGACCCCTCCGGAACGCGCCGCCCGCCGGTGCGGATGACCAAGCACGCCGAGGTCCCCGACCGGTACGACGCGTGGGTCACGCCCGACGCCCCCGGCGCCTGGACCTTCGAGATCCAGGCCTGGTCCGACCCGGTCGCGACCTGGCAGCACGCCGCGGGGCTGAAGATCCCCGCCGGTGTCGACGTCGAGCTGATGTTCAAGGAGGGCCGCCTGCTCCTCGAGCGCGTCCGCGGCGACCTCGACGGCAAGGACAGCGCCGCCCGCGAGGTGGTCGACGCCGCGATCGAGGCGTGCACCGACACCTCGCGCCCCGATGCCGCGCGGCTCGCGGTGCTGGAGGCCCCCGAGCTCGACGCCGTCTTCCTCGACCACCCGCTGCGCGAGCTGGTGACCGTCGAGGGCCCCTACCCGCTCTACGCCGACCGGGAGCGCGCCCTCTACGGCAGCTGGTATGAGTTCTTCCCGCGCTCGGAGGGGGCGACCCGCGACCCGGAGACCGGCAAGGTCACCAGCGGCACCCTCCGCACCGCCGCGGAGCGGCTCGACGCCGTGGCCGCGATGGGCTTCGACGTGATCTACCTGCCGCCGATCCACCCCATCGGCGAGGTCAACCGCAAGGGCCCGAACAACACGCTGACCCCCGGCCCCGACGACCCGGGCTCGCCGTGGGCGATCGGCTCGCGGTTCGGCGGGCACGACGCCGTCCACCCCGACCTCGGCACGATCGAGGACTTCGACGCCTTCGTCGCCCGGGCCGGCGAGCTCGGCCTCGAGGTCGCGCTCGACCTCGCGCTCCAGGCCGCCCCGGACCACCCGTGGGTCACCGAGCACCCGGAGTTCTTCACCACCCGGGCCGACGGGTCGATCGCCTTCGCGGAGAACCCGCCGAAGAAGTACCAGGACATCTACCCGATCAACTTCGACAACGACCCGAGCGGCATCTGCCGCGAGGTGCTGCGCGTGGTCAAGCACTGGATGAGCCACGGCGTACGGATCTTCCGCGTCGACAACCCGCACACCAAGCCGGTCGCGTTCTGGGAGTGGCTGCTCAGGGAGGTGCGCCGCACCGACCCCGACGTGCTGTTCCTCTCCGAGGCCTTCACCCGCCCGGCGATGATGCACGGCCTCGGCGCGGTGGGCTTCCACCAGAGCTACACCTACTTCACCTGGCGCACCGCGAAGTGGGAGCTCGAGGAGTACCTCCGCGAGCTGGCGACCGAGTCCGACCACGTCATGCGGCCGAACTTCTTCGTCAACACCCCCGACATCCTCCACGCCTACCTGCAGTACGGCGGCCCGGCGGCGTTCAAGATCCGTGCCGTGCTCGCGGCGACCGGCTCGCCGAGCTGGGGCGTGTACGCCGGTTACGAGCTCTACGAGCATGTCGCGGTCAAGCCCGGCAGCGAGGAGTACCTCGACTCCGAGAAGTACCAGATCCGCATCCGCGACTGGGACGGTGCCGCGCGCGAGGGCCGCACCCTGGCGCCGTACCTGACCCGGCTCAACGAGGTCCGCCGCGGACACCGGGCGCTCCAGCTGCTGCGCAACGTGGTCATCCACTCCAGCGACGACGAGAACATCCTCGTCTACAGCAAGCATGCGGTCGCCGCCGACGGCACCCCCGACGACGTGATCGTCGTGGTCAACCTCGACCCCCACGCCACCCGCGAGACCACGGTCCACCTCGACCTGCCCGCGATGGGGATGGAGGCGGGCGAGTCGTTCATCGTCCACGACGAGATCACGGGGGACGACTGGAGCTGGGCGCAGCACAACTACGTCCGCCTCGACCCCTACCACGAGCCCGCGCACGTCCTGACCGTGAGGAGGACCCGGTGA
- the treS gene encoding maltose alpha-D-glucosyltransferase — translation MGQAPEGDPFPDDTARQPDWFKTAVFYEVLVRSFRDSNGDGTGDFQGLIEKLDYLEWLGVDCLWIPPFFTSPLRDGGYDVADYTNILPEIGTVEDFHQFLDEAHQRGIRVIIDFVMNHTSDQHPWFQASREDPDGPYGDFYVWSDSDELYQEARIIFVDTEPSNWTWDPVRQQYYWHRFFAHQPDLNFDNPKVHDAILEAIAFWFDMGLDGFRLDAVPYLYERPGTNGENLPETHEFLRKVRRYVDEKYPGKVLLAEANQWPADVVDYFGDFESGGDECHMCFHFPVMPRIFMAVRRESRFPISEILEQTPPIPHGCQWGIFLRNHDELTLEMVTDEDRDYMWSEYAKDPRMKANIGIRRRLAPLLDNDINQIELFTALLLSLPGSPVLYYGDEIGMGDNIWLGDRDGVRTPMQWTPDRNAGFSSATPGKLHLPAIQDPVYGYQSVNVEAQMENSSSLLHWTRRMIHARRHHPAFGLGSFGDLGGSNPSVLSYVREHAQDGEDDIILCVNNLSRFPQPVELDLRRFEGMVPVELLGGVPFPAIGELPYLLTMSGYGFYWFRLTRPENAEEGQLL, via the coding sequence ATGGGCCAGGCGCCCGAGGGCGACCCGTTCCCCGACGACACCGCCCGCCAGCCCGACTGGTTCAAGACGGCGGTCTTCTACGAGGTGCTGGTCCGCTCCTTCCGCGACTCCAACGGCGACGGCACCGGCGACTTCCAGGGCCTGATCGAGAAGCTCGACTACCTGGAGTGGCTCGGGGTCGACTGCCTGTGGATCCCGCCGTTCTTCACCTCGCCGCTGCGCGACGGCGGGTACGACGTGGCCGACTACACCAACATCCTCCCCGAGATCGGCACGGTGGAGGACTTCCACCAGTTCCTCGACGAGGCCCACCAGCGCGGCATCCGCGTGATCATCGACTTCGTCATGAACCACACCAGCGACCAGCACCCGTGGTTCCAGGCCAGCCGGGAGGACCCCGACGGCCCCTACGGCGACTTCTACGTCTGGTCGGACTCCGATGAGCTCTACCAAGAGGCGCGGATCATCTTCGTCGACACCGAGCCGTCGAACTGGACCTGGGACCCGGTGCGCCAGCAGTACTACTGGCACCGGTTCTTCGCCCACCAGCCCGACCTGAACTTCGACAACCCGAAGGTCCACGACGCGATCCTCGAAGCGATCGCGTTCTGGTTCGACATGGGCCTCGACGGCTTCCGCCTCGACGCCGTGCCCTACCTCTACGAGCGGCCGGGCACCAACGGCGAGAACCTCCCCGAGACCCACGAGTTCCTCCGCAAGGTCCGCCGCTACGTCGATGAGAAGTACCCCGGCAAGGTGCTGCTCGCCGAGGCCAACCAGTGGCCCGCGGACGTCGTGGACTACTTCGGCGACTTCGAGTCCGGTGGCGACGAGTGCCACATGTGCTTCCACTTCCCGGTGATGCCGCGCATCTTCATGGCGGTCCGCCGCGAGTCGCGCTTCCCCATCTCCGAGATCCTCGAGCAGACGCCGCCGATCCCGCACGGCTGCCAGTGGGGCATCTTCCTGCGCAACCACGACGAGCTGACCCTCGAGATGGTCACCGACGAGGACCGCGACTACATGTGGAGCGAGTACGCCAAGGACCCGCGGATGAAGGCCAACATCGGCATCCGCCGCCGCCTGGCGCCCCTGCTCGACAACGACATCAACCAGATCGAGCTGTTCACCGCGCTGCTGCTCTCCCTGCCCGGCTCCCCCGTCCTCTACTACGGCGACGAGATCGGCATGGGCGACAACATCTGGCTCGGTGACCGCGACGGCGTCCGCACGCCGATGCAGTGGACCCCGGACCGCAACGCCGGCTTCTCCTCCGCGACGCCGGGCAAGCTGCACCTGCCCGCCATCCAGGACCCGGTCTACGGCTACCAGTCGGTCAACGTCGAGGCGCAGATGGAGAACTCCTCCTCGCTGCTGCACTGGACCCGCCGGATGATCCACGCCCGCCGGCACCACCCGGCCTTCGGCCTCGGCTCGTTCGGCGACCTCGGTGGCTCGAACCCCTCGGTGCTCTCCTACGTCCGCGAGCACGCCCAGGACGGCGAGGACGACATCATCTTGTGCGTCAACAACCTCTCGCGCTTCCCCCAGCCGGTCGAGCTGGACCTGCGGCGCTTCGAGGGCATGGTCCCGGTCGAGCTCCTGGGCGGCGTGCCGTTCCCGGCGATCGGCGAGCTTCCGTACCTGCTGACGATGAGTGGCTACGGCTTCTACTGGTTCCGCCTGACCAGGCCGGAGAACGCCGAAGAAGGGCAGCTGCTATGA
- a CDS encoding maltokinase N-terminal cap-like domain-containing protein has product MSENPLDRPTVDHLDPQVFVDYLEKTRWFGGKGRPFEVTGVRRIGQVPGCVDVGPTVADHLVELTYRDAEGGRETYQVPLVLYTEAESRLDHAFIGWWEEPDLGWVHAYDALHDREAMACWLRSFVAASDSPVAGATGLTFHRLPGHDLDPEGVASLFTGEQSNSSVLFGEDSIMKLFRKVTAGPNPDITVHDALTRAGSTDIAALYGWMTWTDHAGEEYHLAMLQQFLRTATDGWDLALASVRDLFAEADLHAHEVGGDFAGESERLGWTLRDVHALLREHFGVERRGPEAARALADGMRARLDAALEVVPELAPHADALRATYDAVAALDGVDVQHVHGDLHLGQTLRTAKGWKIVDFEGEPAKPLAERLELDSPWRDVAGMLRSFDYAPRVVEKQSVDLSEDDAEAAAQLAYRAEEWAHRNRNHFLTAYADGEPTADEQVLLAAYVADKAVYETVYETRNRPGWVSIPLEAVARIGAA; this is encoded by the coding sequence ATGAGCGAGAACCCGCTGGACCGGCCCACCGTCGACCACCTCGACCCGCAGGTCTTCGTCGACTACCTCGAGAAGACCCGCTGGTTCGGGGGCAAGGGACGACCCTTCGAGGTCACCGGCGTCCGCCGCATCGGGCAGGTGCCCGGCTGCGTCGACGTCGGCCCCACCGTCGCCGACCACCTCGTCGAGCTCACCTACCGCGACGCCGAGGGCGGCCGCGAGACCTATCAGGTCCCGCTGGTGCTCTACACCGAGGCGGAGAGCCGGCTCGACCACGCCTTCATCGGCTGGTGGGAGGAGCCGGACCTCGGCTGGGTCCACGCCTACGACGCGCTGCACGACCGCGAGGCGATGGCCTGCTGGCTGCGCTCCTTCGTCGCGGCGAGCGACTCCCCCGTCGCCGGGGCCACCGGGCTCACCTTCCACCGCCTGCCCGGGCACGACCTCGACCCCGAGGGCGTCGCCTCGCTGTTCACCGGGGAGCAGTCCAACTCCTCGGTGCTCTTCGGCGAGGACTCGATCATGAAGCTGTTCCGCAAGGTGACCGCGGGCCCCAACCCCGACATCACCGTGCACGACGCGCTGACCCGGGCCGGCTCCACCGACATCGCCGCGCTCTACGGCTGGATGACCTGGACCGACCACGCGGGCGAGGAGTACCACCTCGCGATGCTCCAGCAGTTCCTGCGCACCGCCACCGACGGCTGGGACCTCGCACTGGCCAGCGTGCGCGACCTCTTCGCCGAGGCCGACCTCCACGCCCACGAGGTCGGCGGCGACTTCGCCGGCGAGTCCGAGCGGCTCGGCTGGACCCTGCGCGACGTCCACGCCCTGCTGCGCGAGCACTTCGGGGTGGAGCGGCGCGGCCCCGAGGCCGCCCGGGCGCTGGCCGACGGCATGCGCGCGCGGCTCGACGCGGCGCTCGAGGTGGTGCCCGAGCTCGCCCCGCACGCCGACGCGCTCCGCGCGACGTACGACGCGGTCGCGGCCCTCGACGGGGTCGACGTCCAGCACGTCCACGGCGACCTCCACCTCGGCCAGACCCTGCGCACCGCCAAGGGCTGGAAGATCGTCGACTTCGAGGGCGAGCCGGCCAAGCCGCTCGCCGAGCGGCTCGAGCTCGACAGCCCGTGGCGCGACGTCGCGGGGATGCTGCGCTCCTTCGACTACGCGCCCCGCGTGGTGGAGAAGCAGAGCGTCGACCTCAGTGAGGACGACGCCGAGGCCGCCGCCCAGCTGGCCTACCGGGCCGAGGAGTGGGCCCACCGCAACCGCAACCACTTCCTGACGGCGTACGCCGACGGAGAGCCGACCGCGGACGAGCAGGTCCTGCTGGCGGCGTACGTCGCCGACAAGGCCGTCTACGAGACCGTCTACGAGACCCGCAACCGGCCCGGCTGGGTGTCCATCCCGCTCGAGGCCGTCGCACGGATCGGAGCCGCATGA